From Azospirillaceae bacterium:
CTGGTGGTGGCGCAGGGCGGCCGCGTCAGCCTGGACAGCGTGGTGGATGGTGGCACCACCGCCACCCTGTCCTTCCCCTGGGATGCGGGCTGAGGGCGGCCGCCCCCCACACACTTTCCCCACACTCCACGCGAAGGCGCCGGACAAGGCGCGCTCATCCTGTCCCTTCCATGAAACGGGAAGGGGGCCTCATGCAGCCCATGATCGCGTTGCGGGGTGCCGGCCGGCGCTACCGTCACGGCGGCGGCGACTATCCGGCGCTGAAACCCACGTCGCTGACCATCGCCAAGGGGGAATATGTCGCCGTCACCGGCGCCTCCGGCTCCGGCAAATCCACCTTGCTGAACCTGGTCGCCGGCATCGATTACCCCAGCGAGGGCGGGGTCACCGTCGCCGGCATGGCGCTGGACACCCTGGGGGAGGGCGCGTTGGCCCGCTTCCGCGGCGTCCATGTCGGCATCGTCTTCCAATTCTTCGAATTGCTGCCCACCCTGACCGCGCTGGAGAACATCGTCCTGGCCATGGATCTGGTGGGGACGGTGCCGGTATCGCGCCGGCGGGCACAGGCCCTGTCGCTGCTGGATGGCGTGGGCCTGGCCGACCTGGCCGGCCGCCTGCCCTCGCGGCTGTCGGGCGGGGAACAGCAGCGGGTGGCCATCGCCCGCGCCCTGGCCAACGACCCGCCCCTGGTGGTGGCGGATGAGCCCACCGGCAACCTGGACCAGGCCAACGGCGACCGGGTGGCGGCCTTGTTCGACCGCTGCGTGGCCGAGGGCCGCACCGTCATCGTCGCCACCCATGAAGGCCGGGGCCTGGAGCGGTATCACCGCGTGCTGCGCATCGCCGACGGTGTCGTGGGCGGGGAGGGGGCGTGATGGGCATGTCGATGCGTCTGATAAAGGTGCGGCGGGATTTCAGCCTGCGCTGGGGGCGCACCACGCTGGCCTTCCTGGGGCTGGCGGTGGGCCTGTTCGGCGCCGGCGTGGTGCTGGCCGCCTTTTCCCTGCTGCGCACGGATCTGGAGGCCAACTATCGTGGCACCAACCCGCCCAACCTGGTGGTGCGGGTGGACAGGGCGACACCCCAGGTCCTGGCCCGGCTGGCGGCCTTGCCCGGCATCACGGCGGTGGAGGAACGCCCCGTGCTGATGGCCCGGGCGCAAGTGGGGGCGGATCGGTGGATGCCGCTGGAGCTGTCGGTGGTCGATGATTTCGATCATCTGAGGATCGCGACCTTCCAGCCCGGGCCCGGGCTGGATCCCGCCCATTGGCTGCCGCCCCCGGGGGAAATGCTGATCGAGCGGGACGGCGCCGCCTTTCTGGCCGGCAGTCCGCAGGGTGCGTTGCCCCTGCGTTTCGCCGATGGTGGTGGCGTCACCGCCCAGGTGGCGGGATACGCCTTCGACCCGGGCCAGCACCCGTCGCGCATGGAAATGCGGCTCTACGGCTATGTCACCCGCGCCACGTTCGCGGCCTGGCAGGCGGCGGGTGCGCCCGTGCTGGACGGCACGCGCCTGCTGCTGACCACCCGTGCCGCCACCGGGCCGGAAAGCGCTACGGCCCTGGCGCCGGGGGTGGAGGCGGCGCTGGCCCAGGCCGGTGTGACGGTGCGCCGGCTGGACGCGTGGGACGTTCCCCGGCACGGCCATCAGAACCAGCTGGATGCGTTGCTGGCCTTGATGGGCGCCTTGGCCGCCGTGTCCCTGGCCATGGGGACGGTGCTGGTGGTCAACCTGATCGACGGCATCATGACGCGGGAACGGCGGACCATCGGCATCCTGCGGGCCCTGGGTGCCGATCGGGGCATGCTGGTGCGCGACCACCTGCTGGCGGCCGGCGCCCTGGGGCTGCTGGCCGCGCTGGCCAGCCTGTGGCCGGCCCTGCGCCTGGGCGTCGTCATCGCCCGGTCCATCGCCGGCCGGCATAATTTTGACCTGTTGACCCCCGCACCCCCCTGGTGGGTGGCCGCCGCTGTCCTGGCGTTCGGTGTTGCGGTGCCCGGCCTGACGGCCGCCTGGGGTGTGGGCCGGGCGGCGCGCCCGCCGGTGCGGCAGGCCTTGGCGCGGGGTGGCGGCGTTAGCCTGCGACCGTGGGTGGAGACGGTGGCGCGGATGCTCGGCCGCCTGCCGCCGCTGCCGCGCCTGGCGATCGGCGGCATCCTGCGCCGGCCGCGCCCCGCCGTGCTGAGCGCCCTGGTCCTGGCGCTGGGGCTGGCCTTTTTCCTGACCGCGCTGAACGTCCGCG
This genomic window contains:
- a CDS encoding ABC transporter ATP-binding protein, with the translated sequence MQPMIALRGAGRRYRHGGGDYPALKPTSLTIAKGEYVAVTGASGSGKSTLLNLVAGIDYPSEGGVTVAGMALDTLGEGALARFRGVHVGIVFQFFELLPTLTALENIVLAMDLVGTVPVSRRRAQALSLLDGVGLADLAGRLPSRLSGGEQQRVAIARALANDPPLVVADEPTGNLDQANGDRVAALFDRCVAEGRTVIVATHEGRGLERYHRVLRIADGVVGGEGA
- a CDS encoding FtsX-like permease family protein — protein: MSMRLIKVRRDFSLRWGRTTLAFLGLAVGLFGAGVVLAAFSLLRTDLEANYRGTNPPNLVVRVDRATPQVLARLAALPGITAVEERPVLMARAQVGADRWMPLELSVVDDFDHLRIATFQPGPGLDPAHWLPPPGEMLIERDGAAFLAGSPQGALPLRFADGGGVTAQVAGYAFDPGQHPSRMEMRLYGYVTRATFAAWQAAGAPVLDGTRLLLTTRAATGPESATALAPGVEAALAQAGVTVRRLDAWDVPRHGHQNQLDALLALMGALAAVSLAMGTVLVVNLIDGIMTRERRTIGILRALGADRGMLVRDHLLAAGALGLLAALASLWPALRLGVVIARSIAGRHNFDLLTPAPPWWVAAAVLAFGVAVPGLTAAWGVGRAARPPVRQALARGGGVSLRPWVETVARMLGRLPPLPRLAIGGILRRPRPAVLSALVLALGLAFFLTALNVRASMQGTAAAVLRGRPYDLTVDLAQPYPIDRLRTLLADRPEVAAAEYWTALPGTLATAEGGRLGNPVSVVVPPDGTRLLRPDILAGRWLDPSLPDGVVVTQKLLADLPAVRLGGHYRLSLAGGAVPVTVVGVVREFGPARVYVPPRLVPGLAEGGRTDLLLLTLATGASPRRVAQALEAALPAAGVRVGGTETAATLVDIINGHLDMVTGVLLFIAVLALLTGALGLAACISVSVVERTREVGVLKAIGGRRPALLRLFLYEAAAVALAGWGGAMALAPLIGRPVVDIFGRGIIRYPFDYQGAPWGGVVALGAAVAVALLAGMLPAWRASGVPVIEALRTE